A genome region from Bemisia tabaci chromosome 3, PGI_BMITA_v3 includes the following:
- the LOC109030750 gene encoding ejaculatory bulb-specific protein 3: protein MNSLVLCAFVGSFIVGAFAAPAETYTTEFDGIDIDSVLKNEKLLDAYAKCLLDEGPCTREGRTLKTLLPDALETTCAKCSPTQKEKAKKVITFYMEKYPENAQKIMKKYDPTGKYRKALEEAFLGSL, encoded by the exons ATGAATTCGTTGGTTTTGTGCGCCTTTGTCGGCAGTTTCATCGTCGGCGCCTTCGCCGCCCCCGCTGAGACGTACACGACCGAGTTCGACGGGATCGACATCGACAGTGTTCTCAAGAACGAGAAGCTCCTCGACGCTTACGCCAAGTGCCTCTTGGACGAGGGTCCCTGCACTCGAGAGGGTCGCACCTTAAAGA CTTTGCTGCCGGACGCTTTGGAAACAACTTGCGCGAAATGCTCCCCGACGCAGAAGGagaaagcaaagaaagtcaTCACATTTTACATGGAAAAGTACCCGGAGAATGcacaaaaaatcatgaagaagTACGATCCCACAGGAAAATATAGGAAAGCTCTGGAAGAAGCATTCCTCGGCTCTCTGTAG